The stretch of DNA GCGGTATCGACACCGGCCGCTGCAGGTTTGGCCTGCAGAATGTTGTTCGCCAGGTTGGTGACGTCACCGACGTTGCGGAACATGTTGTGGATGCCGTCTTCGAGGAACTGCGGCGTCACGTATTCATAACCCTGCGCAATCGGCTTGAGCGCGTAGGTGTCGACGAAGTCGTTGAACTGGAAGATCGGGCGGTTGACGCTTTCCCAAGGATCTTCTTCCGTTGCGGCGTTGGCGGCGAACGGAACCAGCAAGACGCTGGCACATACACATAGCTGAGCGAGAGGGTTGCTCCAGCGCATAGAAAAGCTCCTTGGATTTTTACTGGCGCGGGCACCGTCGGCCCAAGCGTTAAGACCGCTAGTATAAGCGCAAAAGCCATTTTGGGCAGTCCACCCGTGAACAGTAGTGTAGGACGTTTCCTGAAGCCTCCTTCACACGCTTGTCATCCAACTGTCACCGGCGTCCCCTAACCTCATGACTATTTCAGGGACGTTTTCATGACACACGCTGAAGCCTTGCCTGTCGCCGCACCCGGTCTGACCGCCGTGCTGTTCGGACTCAGCGGTTGCCTGGTGGATTTCGGTGCCCGCGCCCAGCAACACGCTAGCGCGCTGCCCGAGCACGCCGACGCCACACCCGGTGCCCTCGACAGCTTGCTCAGTTTGCAGCGCCAGCAGATCCCCTGCGCCTGGATCGATGAGTTGCCCCCTGCCCTCGCGCGACCGCTGTCGGCCGCGCTGCCGGCGTGGATCAAACCGACGCAACATTCAGCAACAATCAACCCATGGCCGGCGCCGAATGCCTGCTGGCAAGCGCTGATGGGGTTGAACGTCAGTCGTCTGGACGGCTGCGTACTGGTCAGCGGTGAGCCTCGATTGCTGCAATCAGGCCTCAACGCCGGGCTGTGGACCATTGGCCTGGCGTCCTGCGGTTCGTTGTGCGGCCTGTCGCCGAGCGAGTGGCAAGCCCTGAGCCAGAAGGAACGCGAACAGCGGCGCGGCAAGGCAACCCTGCAGCTGTTCGGGCTAGGCGTGCATTCGGTGATCGATCATCTGGGCGAACTCGACACCTGTCTGGCCGACATCAGCCTGCGCCGCCTCAAAGGCGAAAAGCCCTGATCGGGATCATGCAGGTTGAAGCAGAGTGGATTAATCTAAAGGTCAGCCATAGACCTTTGGCGCGCGGCTGCGGTCAATGCCAGTGCCTCTTGATAAAAGGAATCACACCATGCCCGCCCAAGAACTGCAAAAACAACTCGACACCCTGCGCGAGCAACTGGAGCAGAATCCGCCGCTGTCGGAAGCTGAACGTGAGGATCTGCATGCGCTGATGGCGCAGATCGAACTGGAACTTGAACTCGAAACCAAGACCAAAGATTCCAACATTGCCGACGGCGTGAATCTGGCCGTTGAACGCTTTGAGGTTGACCATCCCACCATCGCCGGCACCCTGCGCAATATCGTCAATGCGCTGGGCAGCATGGGTATCTGATCGCCCTCCCGCTGAAATGCAAAAAGCCCTGCCAGTGATGGCAGGGCTTTTTCATGGGCGCGATTCGAAACGCAGTCCTTTGTAGGAGTGAGCCTGCTCGCGATAGCGGTGTGTCAGTCGACATCAATGTTGAATGTCAGTGCGCTATCGCGAGCAGGCGAACGCCTACAGGGGTTGTTTACTGGCGCACCAAGCGATGGTTCGGCAGTTGTACCGCTTCAGTACTGCGATACGGGTTGATGTCCAGCCCGCCGCGACGTACATAGCGCGCAAACACCGTGAGTTTCTCCGGCTTCAGCAGACGCTGCAGATCAAGGAAGATCCGCTCCACGCACTGCTCATGGAAGTCCGAGTGCTGGCGGAAGCTGACGATGTATTCCAGCAGGCTGGCGTGATCCAGCGCCGCGCCGCGATATTCCACCACAACGCTGCCCCAGTCCGGCTGACTGGTCACCGGGCAGTTGGATTTGAGCAGATGGCTGTGCACGCTCTCCTCGACAATTTTCGAATCATCGCAACGCAGCAGCTCCGGACGCGGATGCTCATAGTTGCTGACGCGGATGTCCAGATCGTCGATGCACACGCCCGGCAACGCCACGACGCCTTCGGCCTCGACATCCTTCAGGCTGCGCACCCGCACGCCGACCGGTTTGCCGGCAGCGGCGGACAGGTCTTTGACCAGCGTCGCTTCCAGGCTCGCGATGTCGGCAAATGGTGTCTGGTTCAGCGAGTTCAGGTACAGCTTGAACGACTTGGACTCGATGATGTTCGGCGAATCGGCCGGAATACTGAACTCACCAATCGCCACCACCGGTTTGCCCGACGGCAGCAGCCACGACAGCTCGAAGCAGTTCCAGAAATCCACACCTTGGTACGGCAGGGTGTCGGCGGTCAGGCCCAGTTCGGCCCACTTCGCGGTGCGCGGAATCGGGAACAGCAGGGACGGCGTGTACGTGGCGATGTATTCGCTGGATTTGCCCAGCGGCGAATGTTCGGCTGCGGGATGCATGGCGGAAACCTGACTGAATAATCAGCGGATTCTACCAGCCTTTGCTCCCGCCTTTGAGTGCTTACTGACTGACAGTCAGTTTGCCGACCATGCCGGCCTGGTAATGTCCGGGAATATTGCAGGCGAACTCCAGGCTGGTGGCCTTGTTGAAAGTCCAGGTCAGTTCGGCGGTTTTGCCTGGCTCGACCAGCACGCTGTTCGGGTCGTCGTGCTTCATGCCGTGGCCCATGGCCGCGTGATCCATGCCTGCCATGTCGTGGGACATTTCTTTCATCCCGGTAGGCGTGAGCATGCCACTTTGCTGCATTTGCAGCATTTCCTGCTGGTGTCTGGCATGCATCGCCGCGTCACCGAGGTTGAATTCATGCAGCAACTGGCCTTTATTCACCAGCACAAAGCGAACCGTCTCACCGGCCTTGACCTGAATGGACTTGGGGTCGAACGACATGTCGTTCAGCACCACTTCGATGCTGCGGGTGGCCTTGGCCGCCGGTGCCGGCTGACCGAAGTCATACGTGTGCGCGGGCGCGGCCCAGACAGGTGAACTCAGCGCCAGCAAACAGGCGGCGACGGCCAGAGGGTTGCGCAAAAACATAGTCATACTCCAACAAGAAAAGGTTCAGCCTGTGGGAAACTCTAGCCCGCCTGCGCTGGCAGCTACCTGACAGGCAGATTACAACTTTGTCAGCTTGGCGCCTGTCGCCTGCGCTCACGGTATAAAGCTTTCGTTTCCAGAACCTGAATCAACCCGAGCCGCCCATGAAACTGCTGATCGTCGAAGACCAACCGAAAACCGGCCACTACCTGCGCCAGGGGCTGACCGAGGCCGGGTTCAACACGGAACTGGTGGCCGACGGCAACAGCGGCCAGCAACTGGCCTTGAGCGGTGATTATGCGCTGCTGATCCTCGACGTGATGCTGCCCGGACGCAGTGGCTGGCAGATCCTGCAAGCGGTGCGCAGCGCCGGCCTCGACACGCCGGTGCTGTTTCTGACCGCCAAGGATGCCGTGGAGGACCGGGTTCATGGCCTCGAACTCGGCGCCGACGACTATCTGGTCAAACCGTTTGCCTTCTCCGAATTGCTGGCCCGGGTGCGCAGCCTGCTGCGTCGAGGCAGCGCCACGCCACAGGAAACCAGCCTGCAACTGGCCGATCTGCGCCTGGACCTGATTCGCCGCCGCGTCGAACGTAGCGGCCAACGTATCGACCTGACCGCCAAGGAGTTCGCCCTGCTGGAAATGCTCCTGCGCCGTCAGGGTGAAGTGCTGCCCAAATCGCTGATTGCCTCGCAGGTCTGGGACATGAACTTCGACAGCGACACCAACGTGATCGAAGTGGCGATCCGCCGCCTGCGCCTGAAGATCGACGATGATTTCCCCGACAAACTGATCCACACCGTACGCGGCATGGGTTACGTGCTTGAAGAGCGTCCCGCCTGATGCGTCGTCTGTCCCTGAGTTCTCGTCTGGCTTTGCTGTTCGCCGCCTGCACCGCCGTGGTCTCGCTGTTTGCCGGCGTACTGTTCAGCCGCGCCAGCGAAACGCACTTCATCGAACTCGACCAGCAACTGCTGGACGGCAAGCTGATCGGCCTGCGCCGGGCCTTGCAGGATGTGCAACCCGGCCAACGTGAGGCGCGGCTGGCGGATGAGCTGAGCCGCCAGGCCGATCTGGCGCTGCGCATTACTGGTAGTGACGGCCAACGCTGGTACGACAGTTCGACACAGATCCCTGCAGAGTTGCCAAAACAATCCGGCCTGGCGACCGTGAGTCAGGAAGGCACTGATTATCGGGTGCTCAACGCCCCGCTCTACCCGGACAAAACCGACTCGCCACAACTGACGCTGTTGCTGGACATCACCCACCACCAGCATTTCCTGCAGCGCATGCAGCATCTGATCTGGCTGACCGTCGGGTTGTCGGCATTGGCCACCGCGTTGCTCGGTGCCTGGGCAGCGCGTAGCGGTCTGCGTCCACTGCGGCGCATGAGTGCTGTCGCCCGTGGGATTTCAGCACAATCGCTCAACGCCCGACTGCCGGAAGCGCACATGCCGCCAGAGCTTGCGGAAATGGCCCACAGCTTCAACGCCATGCTCGGACGCCTCGACGACTCGTTTCAACGGTTGTCGGCGTTCTCTGCCGACATCGCCCATGAACTGCGCACACCGCTGTCGAACCTGCTGACCCACACTCAGGTCACCCTCACCCGCCCACGCCCGATCGAAGATTATCGCGAAGCCCTGCACAGCAACCTCGAAGAGCTGCAATGGATGGCGCAACTGGTCAACGACATGCTGTACCTGGCCAAGGCGGACCATGGTTTGCTGATGCCCAAGCGCGAGCCGCTGGAGTTGGCGGATGAGACCGATGTGCTGCTGGAGTTTTTTGCGCCCTTGGCTGAGGACGCCGGGGTGACGCTGAGTCGCGAAGGCCTGGCGCGCATTGAGGGTGATCGCAGCATGCTGCGTCGGGCCTTGTCGAACTTGCTGGATAACGCGTTGCGCTTTACCCCGGCGGCGGGCTTTGTGAGCTTGCGGATCGTTGATCAACCGAACGCGGTACGCATTTCAGTCGAGAACAGTGGCGAAGGGATTTCAGCGGAGTTGTTGCCACGGCTGTTTGACCGGTTTTATCGGGCCGATCCGGCGCGGCAGGAAGGCAGCAGTGAACATGCGGGGCTGGGGCTGGCGATTACGCAATCGATCGTTCGGGCCCATGGTGGGCAGATTCATTGCGAATCTGAAGCAGGATGGACGCGGTTTGTGATTGAGCTGCCTCGAACCTGATCGTTCCCACGCTCTGCGTGGGAATGCAGCCCGGGACGCTCCACGTCCCTTCCAGAGCCGAACGCGGAGCGTCCGTTGAGGCATTCCCACGCAGAGCGTGGGAACGAGCATGGAGTCGCTTACGAATATCTCAATGCGTGAGCCGGCTCGATCTTCGCCGCCCGCAACGCCGGATACACCGTCGCCAGGAAGCTCAGAATAAAGCCTGCCGAGCAAATCAACAGCACGTCCCCACCCTGCAATTCCGAAGGCAGGTTACTGACGAAATACACGTCGGAACTGAAGATGTGCTGCCCGGTGACCCGCTCGACCCAGCCGACCATCTCACTGACGTTCAGCGCGGCAATCACGCCGAGCACGCCGCCGATAATGGTCCCGACAATGCCGATCACCGTGCCCTGCACCATGAAGATCGCCATGATCTGCCGCGGCGTGGCACCGATGGTGCGCAGGATCGCGATGTCCGCGCCCTTGTCGTTCACCACCATGATCAGCGTGGCGATGATGTTGAACGCCGCCACCGCGACGATCATCAGCAACAGCAGGCCGATCATGGTTTTTTCCATTTTCATCGCGCTGAACAGACTGCCCTGGGTGTGGGTCCAGTCGTCAGCCTTGAACTCGGCGCCCAGGCCTGCGGCGATGTCCGAAGAGACTTTCGGCGCGGCGTACAGGTCCTTTACCGCCAGACGCACGCTTTGCACCTGATTCGGCTGCCAGTGCTGCATGGTTGCGGCATCGGCGACGTGGATCAGGCCCATGGAACCGTCCAGCTCGGCACCGACCTTGAACACACCGACCACGTTCAGACGCTGCATGCGTGGGGTGATGCCGCCCGGTGCGGTGCTGACTTCCGGCACGATCAGGGTGATCTTGTCACCGACGTTGAGGCGGAAGCGGCGCGCGGTGATTTCACCGATCACCACGCCGAATTCGCCCGGTTTCAGGTCATCGAGACGGCCCTGCACAATGTGCTGGGCGACAATCGATACCTTGCCTTCCTGGGCCGGGTCGACGCCGCTGATCTGGATCGGCTGCATCAAGCCCTTGTAGGAGAGCATGCCTTCCATCTCGGTGAACGGCACGGCGGCGGTCACTTCAGGATTTTTCAGCGCGGCGGCGGCCACCGGTTGCCAGTCATCAATCGGCTTTACGCCGACGATGGTCGCGTGCGGCACCATGCCGAGGATCCGCGAGCTCATCTCGCGCTGGAAGCCGTTCATCACCGACAGCACCACGATCATCGCCAGCACGCCGAGGGCGAGCCCGATCATCGAGGTCATCGAAATGAACGAAACAAAGCGATTGCGGCGCTTGGCGCGGGTATAGCGCGTGCCGATAAAGATCGATAACGGTCTGAACATTCGCTGGGGCACCGTATAAAAATAAAAGACCCGATGCCTTTACAGGCAGCGGGTTTCGGTCGGTCAGATGGCGGTCAGGCAACCTTCCTGCAACTGCAGGACGCGATCCATCTGGCGGGCCAGGTTCATGTCGTGAGTCACCACCAGGAACGCCGTGCGCATCGAGGTGCTGAGTTCCAGCATCAGATCCTGAATGCCTTCGGCAGTGTGCGAGTCGAGGTTGCCGGTCGGTTCATCAAGCATCACCAGGCCTGGATTGTTCACCAGCGCCCGGGCGATGGCCACACGCTGGCGTTCGCCACCGGACAGTTCCGCCGGTTTGTGCTCCAGACGATGACCCAGCCCTACGCGCTCCAGCAATGCCGTGGCGCGCTGACGCGCCTCGGGGATCGCGGTCTTGCCGATCAGCAGCGGCATGCAGACGTTTTCCAGCGCGGTGAATTCCGGCAGCAAGTGGTGAAACTGGTACACGAACCCGAGGGCGCGGTTACGCAGCAGGCCACGCTTCTTCTCGCTCAGTGCCGAGAGCTCTTCACCATCGAGCCAGACGCTGCCCTGGGTGGGCGTGTCGAGGCCGCCCAGCAGGTTGAGCAAGGTACTTTTGCCCGAACCGGACTTGCCGACGATCGCCACACGCTCGCCCGGGTGCAACTCCAGTTGCAAACCGGCCAACACTTGCACCGACTCCGGACCTTCCTCGTAGGATTTGCCCAGGTTGCGGCAGCTCAAGATTGCTTTATCACTCATGCCCGACTCACTCATAACGTAGCGCCTCCGCCGGCTGGGTGCGCGCAGCACGCCAGGCGGGATACAGGGTGGCGAGGAAACTCAGGACCAACGCAGCGGCGCAAACCATGACCACGTCCTGGCTCTGCACCTGCGACGGCAGGTAATCGATGAAGTACACGTCGGCGTTGAGGAATTTGTGGCCGATCAGCCCTTCGAGGGCGGAAATTGCGGCGCTGACATTGAGCGCGGCGAAGATCCCGACCACCGCGCCAATGGCCGTACCGACCACGCCAATCACCGTGCCTTGCACCATGAACGTGCGCATGATCGTCCCCGGCGTGGCGCCAAGGGTACGCAGAATGGCGATGTCGCTCTTCTTGTCGTTCACCACCATCACCAGCGTGGAAATGATATTGAACGCGGCCACCGCGACGATCAGCAGCAACAGCAGGCCGATCATGGCTTTTTCCATGCGAATCGCCTGATACAGATTGCCGTGGGTACGGGTCCAGTCGCGGGCGTAGTAATGGTCTTCGCCCAACTGCTGGGCGATGGTCCAGGCCACGCGCGGCGCCTGGAACAGATCATCGAACTTCAACCGGATGCCCTGCACCTGATCAGGCTTCCAGCGGTGCATCTTCGCCAGATCCTGCAGGTTGGTGACGCCCAGATAGCCATCCAGCTCACCGGCGCCGACATGGAAGATGCCGACCACGGTGAAGCGCTTCATGCGCGGGAACATCCCGGCTGGGGTCACGCTGACTTCCGGCGCGACGAAGGTGACCTTGTCACCGAGGCCCACGCCCAGCTTGGTCGCGGCCTTGTCGCCGATGACGATGCCGAAGCTGCCCGGCGTCAAATCGTCGAGTTTGCCCTGTTTCATGAAGTTGTCGATGATCGACACGTTGCGCTCCAGCGCAGGGTCGATGGCGTTGAGCAACACCTTGGACACCTGACCGTTGTTGGTCAGCAAGCCCTGCATCTGGGTGAACGGCGCAACGGCCGTCACCTCCGGGTTGCGTTTGACCTTGGCGGCCAGGCTTTGCCAATCGTTGATTGGCTCGCCAGATTCAAGGGTCGCGTGGGGCACCATGCCCAGCACGCGGGTGCGCATCTCATGATCGAAGCCGTTCATCACCGATAGCACCACGATCATCACGACCACGCCAAGGGCGAGCCCGATCATCGAAGTCAGGGAAATGAAAGACACAAAATGATTGCGACGCTTTGCACGGGTATAACGCGTGCCGATAAATACGAAGAGAGGTCTGAACATGTCGGGGCTTGTTCGGAGGGAAAAGGAACGTCCTTGTGGCGGGGGTCGATAACCAGCTTTACACTCAGACCACCGCCGCTACCATGGGTTCGCCATGTCGACATTAGATGAAGAAGATCGCCGCGAATACTACCGTATCGAGGACACGATCGCACTGGAAATTCGGCCCCTGTCCGCTCCCGAAGCCGCAGGCCAGGAAGTGTTGCAGGATGCTTCCCCGCTGTTCAACCTGCTCAGCGAACTGCACCTGAGCGAATTCGAGTCGCAGCACCTGTTGCGCCAGATCAGCGAACGCGATCGGGCCATTGCCGCGTTCCTCAAATCCCAGAACAAACGCATCGACCTGCTCAGCCAGGTGGTGGCCCTGACCGTGCTCGGCCACATCGGCGAGCCGCAACCGGTGATCATTTCCGAAGGCGGGATCGACTTTCAGCACCCGACAGCGCTCGCCAGCGGCGCGCACCTGTCGGTCAAACTGGTGCTGATGCCCCAGGCGCTCGGCCTGCTGCTGCGTGCCCGTGTCACCCATTGCGACCGCAAGGGCGACGGCTACGACGTCGGCACCGAGTTCGAACACTTGACCGACGCCCAGCGCCAGTTGCTCGCCCGTTATATCTTGCAGAAGCAGGCCCAGGAACGACGCCTGGCTCGCGAACAGAACGAATCCGGCATTTAAATTAAGGAAGCACCGTGACCCTCATCTACGGCCACCGCGGCGCCAAGGGCGAAGCACCGGAAAATACCCTGAGCAGTTTTCAGGAATGTCTCAAGCACGGCGTACGCCGTTGCGAACTGGATCTGCACCTGTCCAAGGACGGCGAGTTGATGGTCATCCACGACCCGACCCTCAAGCGCACCACTGACCGTCGCGGCAAGGTGGTCGAGCACTCCGCCGCCGAGTTGGTGACCTACGACGCGCGCAAGGGCGGCCCGGGCTGGATCAAGCCGTGCCCGATTCCGACGCTGGAAGAGTTGTTCGAGAAGTGTGATTTCGAGCACTGGCAACTGGAAGTCAAAAGTGCCTCGCGCACCCGCGCCGCAACCACGGTGCTGGCGATTCGCGAAATGGCCCAGCGTCATGGCCTGCTCGACAAGGTGACGATCACCTCGAGTTCGCGGGAAGTATTGAAAGCGGCGCTGGATCTGGTGCCGGACGTGTCACGGGGACTGGTGGCCGAGTACGCCTGGCTCGACCCGTTGAAGGTCGCGGCCAGCTATGGCTGTGAGATTCTGGCGTTGAACTGGACGCTGTGTACGCCGGAACGCTTGCAGAAGGCGCAGCGTCAGGGGCTGCATGTGTCGGTGTGGACCGTCAACGAGCCTGCGCTGATGCGCAGACTCGCCGACTTCGGCGTTGACAGCCTGATTACAGACTTTCCCGGTTTGGCCACTGCCATCCTCGAGAATTGCTGAAATCGGTCTCCCCGGCCGGCTCAGGCCACCGGCCGGAGCCCGTCAAAAAAGCCGGTTGAGGCCGTCATACGCCGCTACCCGATAGGCTTCGGCCATGGTCGGGTAGTTGAACGTGGTGTTGACGAAGTACTTCAACGTGTTCAGTTCGCCCGGCTGGTTCATGATCGCCTGACCGATGTGCACGATCTCCGAAGCCTGATAACCGAAGCAGTGAACGCCCAGCACTTCCAGGGTTTCACGGTGGAACAGGATCTTCAGCATGCCTTGCGGCTCGCCGGCGATCTGTGCACGCGCCATGCTCTTGAAGAACGCCTTGCCGACTTCGTACGGCACTTTGGCCTGGGTCAGTTCCTGCTCGTTCTTGCCGATCGAGCTGATCTCCGGAATGGTGTAGATGCCGGTCGGCACGTCATTCACAAAGCGCCAGCTACCGTTATCGACGATGCTGCCGGCTGCCGAACGGCCCTGGTCGTGCGCGGCACTGGCCAGGCTCGGCCAGCCGATCACGTCACCGGCGCCATAAATGTTCGGCACGCAGGTGCGATAGGCTTCGTCGACTTCGATCTGGCCACGGCTGTTGACCTTCACGCCGATATTTTCCAGACCCAGCGCGTCGGTG from Pseudomonas sp. P8_229 encodes:
- the lolD gene encoding lipoprotein-releasing ABC transporter ATP-binding protein LolD, with protein sequence MSDKAILSCRNLGKSYEEGPESVQVLAGLQLELHPGERVAIVGKSGSGKSTLLNLLGGLDTPTQGSVWLDGEELSALSEKKRGLLRNRALGFVYQFHHLLPEFTALENVCMPLLIGKTAIPEARQRATALLERVGLGHRLEHKPAELSGGERQRVAIARALVNNPGLVMLDEPTGNLDSHTAEGIQDLMLELSTSMRTAFLVVTHDMNLARQMDRVLQLQEGCLTAI
- the queF gene encoding NADPH-dependent 7-cyano-7-deazaguanine reductase QueF (Catalyzes the NADPH-dependent reduction of 7-cyano-7-deazaguanine (preQ0) to 7-aminomethyl-7-deazaguanine (preQ1) in queuosine biosynthesis) gives rise to the protein MHPAAEHSPLGKSSEYIATYTPSLLFPIPRTAKWAELGLTADTLPYQGVDFWNCFELSWLLPSGKPVVAIGEFSIPADSPNIIESKSFKLYLNSLNQTPFADIASLEATLVKDLSAAAGKPVGVRVRSLKDVEAEGVVALPGVCIDDLDIRVSNYEHPRPELLRCDDSKIVEESVHSHLLKSNCPVTSQPDWGSVVVEYRGAALDHASLLEYIVSFRQHSDFHEQCVERIFLDLQRLLKPEKLTVFARYVRRGGLDINPYRSTEAVQLPNHRLVRQ
- a CDS encoding heavy metal sensor histidine kinase — translated: MRRLSLSSRLALLFAACTAVVSLFAGVLFSRASETHFIELDQQLLDGKLIGLRRALQDVQPGQREARLADELSRQADLALRITGSDGQRWYDSSTQIPAELPKQSGLATVSQEGTDYRVLNAPLYPDKTDSPQLTLLLDITHHQHFLQRMQHLIWLTVGLSALATALLGAWAARSGLRPLRRMSAVARGISAQSLNARLPEAHMPPELAEMAHSFNAMLGRLDDSFQRLSAFSADIAHELRTPLSNLLTHTQVTLTRPRPIEDYREALHSNLEELQWMAQLVNDMLYLAKADHGLLMPKREPLELADETDVLLEFFAPLAEDAGVTLSREGLARIEGDRSMLRRALSNLLDNALRFTPAAGFVSLRIVDQPNAVRISVENSGEGISAELLPRLFDRFYRADPARQEGSSEHAGLGLAITQSIVRAHGGQIHCESEAGWTRFVIELPRT
- a CDS encoding glycerophosphodiester phosphodiesterase, with protein sequence MTLIYGHRGAKGEAPENTLSSFQECLKHGVRRCELDLHLSKDGELMVIHDPTLKRTTDRRGKVVEHSAAELVTYDARKGGPGWIKPCPIPTLEELFEKCDFEHWQLEVKSASRTRAATTVLAIREMAQRHGLLDKVTITSSSREVLKAALDLVPDVSRGLVAEYAWLDPLKVAASYGCEILALNWTLCTPERLQKAQRQGLHVSVWTVNEPALMRRLADFGVDSLITDFPGLATAILENC
- a CDS encoding HAD family phosphatase encodes the protein MTHAEALPVAAPGLTAVLFGLSGCLVDFGARAQQHASALPEHADATPGALDSLLSLQRQQIPCAWIDELPPALARPLSAALPAWIKPTQHSATINPWPAPNACWQALMGLNVSRLDGCVLVSGEPRLLQSGLNAGLWTIGLASCGSLCGLSPSEWQALSQKEREQRRGKATLQLFGLGVHSVIDHLGELDTCLADISLRRLKGEKP
- a CDS encoding heavy metal response regulator transcription factor translates to MKLLIVEDQPKTGHYLRQGLTEAGFNTELVADGNSGQQLALSGDYALLILDVMLPGRSGWQILQAVRSAGLDTPVLFLTAKDAVEDRVHGLELGADDYLVKPFAFSELLARVRSLLRRGSATPQETSLQLADLRLDLIRRRVERSGQRIDLTAKEFALLEMLLRRQGEVLPKSLIASQVWDMNFDSDTNVIEVAIRRLRLKIDDDFPDKLIHTVRGMGYVLEERPA
- a CDS encoding cupredoxin family protein produces the protein MFLRNPLAVAACLLALSSPVWAAPAHTYDFGQPAPAAKATRSIEVVLNDMSFDPKSIQVKAGETVRFVLVNKGQLLHEFNLGDAAMHARHQQEMLQMQQSGMLTPTGMKEMSHDMAGMDHAAMGHGMKHDDPNSVLVEPGKTAELTWTFNKATSLEFACNIPGHYQAGMVGKLTVSQ
- a CDS encoding lipoprotein-releasing ABC transporter permease subunit is translated as MFRPLFVFIGTRYTRAKRRNHFVSFISLTSMIGLALGVVVMIVVLSVMNGFDHEMRTRVLGMVPHATLESGEPINDWQSLAAKVKRNPEVTAVAPFTQMQGLLTNNGQVSKVLLNAIDPALERNVSIIDNFMKQGKLDDLTPGSFGIVIGDKAATKLGVGLGDKVTFVAPEVSVTPAGMFPRMKRFTVVGIFHVGAGELDGYLGVTNLQDLAKMHRWKPDQVQGIRLKFDDLFQAPRVAWTIAQQLGEDHYYARDWTRTHGNLYQAIRMEKAMIGLLLLLIVAVAAFNIISTLVMVVNDKKSDIAILRTLGATPGTIMRTFMVQGTVIGVVGTAIGAVVGIFAALNVSAAISALEGLIGHKFLNADVYFIDYLPSQVQSQDVVMVCAAALVLSFLATLYPAWRAARTQPAEALRYE
- a CDS encoding DUF4404 family protein, producing MPAQELQKQLDTLREQLEQNPPLSEAEREDLHALMAQIELELELETKTKDSNIADGVNLAVERFEVDHPTIAGTLRNIVNALGSMGI
- a CDS encoding PilZ domain-containing protein; this translates as MSTLDEEDRREYYRIEDTIALEIRPLSAPEAAGQEVLQDASPLFNLLSELHLSEFESQHLLRQISERDRAIAAFLKSQNKRIDLLSQVVALTVLGHIGEPQPVIISEGGIDFQHPTALASGAHLSVKLVLMPQALGLLLRARVTHCDRKGDGYDVGTEFEHLTDAQRQLLARYILQKQAQERRLAREQNESGI
- a CDS encoding lipoprotein-releasing ABC transporter permease subunit encodes the protein MFRPLSIFIGTRYTRAKRRNRFVSFISMTSMIGLALGVLAMIVVLSVMNGFQREMSSRILGMVPHATIVGVKPIDDWQPVAAAALKNPEVTAAVPFTEMEGMLSYKGLMQPIQISGVDPAQEGKVSIVAQHIVQGRLDDLKPGEFGVVIGEITARRFRLNVGDKITLIVPEVSTAPGGITPRMQRLNVVGVFKVGAELDGSMGLIHVADAATMQHWQPNQVQSVRLAVKDLYAAPKVSSDIAAGLGAEFKADDWTHTQGSLFSAMKMEKTMIGLLLLMIVAVAAFNIIATLIMVVNDKGADIAILRTIGATPRQIMAIFMVQGTVIGIVGTIIGGVLGVIAALNVSEMVGWVERVTGQHIFSSDVYFVSNLPSELQGGDVLLICSAGFILSFLATVYPALRAAKIEPAHALRYS